A stretch of DNA from Microlunatus capsulatus:
ACCCGCAGGCCCGCGGCGAGATGCTCGAGGTGGCCGACTTCGCCCGGATCGCCGAGCAGCTCGACCGCGCCGGGCTCGCCGGGGACGTCCAGGCCTGAGCCCAGGGGCGGGTGGCCCGGCGGCACGCCGTAGCCTCGCTCCGTGGCCTCACCTCTCCCGCCGACCCCTGTCGGAGTACGGGTCCGTGTGCCCGCCAAGATCAACCTCGCGCTCAAGGTCGGCGGCCGGCGCCCCGACGGGTACCACCCGCTGGCCACCGTCTACCACGCCGTCTCCCTCTACGACGAGGTCGAGGCGGTCTGGGCCGAGCCCGACGAGTTCGACGTCCAGGTCACCGGCGAGGGGGCCGACCAGGTCCCGCTCGACGACTCCAACCTGGCCCTGCGCGCCGCCCGGCTGCTGGCCCGCACGCACGGGCCCTACGACTCCCTGGGTGCCAGCCTGAGCATCCGCAAGGCCATCCCGGTGGCCGCCGGGCTGGCCGGCGGGTCCTCCAACGGCGCCGCGGCGCTGCTGGCCTGCTCGGTGCTGTGGGACCTCGACGTCTCCCCGGAGGCGCTGCGCGAGCTGGCGGCCGAGCTGGGCAGCGACGTGCCCTTCGCGCTCCTCGGCGGCACCGCGCTGGGCAGCGGCCGCGGCGAGGAGGTCGTGCCGGCCCTGGCCCGCGGCACCTACCACTGGGTGCTGGCCTTCGGCCACCACGGGCTGTCCACGCCCGCCGTCTACGGCCGCTTCGACGAGCTGACGCCCGACGCCGCGGCGCCCGAGGTGCCCGACGACCTGATGGGCGCCCTCCGCAGCGGCGACCCGGCCCTGCTGGGGGCGGCGCTCAGCAACGACCTGCAGGACGCCGCTCTCGACCTGCAGCCCCGGCTGCGGCAGGTGCTCGAGGCCGGCCTG
This window harbors:
- a CDS encoding 4-(cytidine 5'-diphospho)-2-C-methyl-D-erythritol kinase; this translates as MASPLPPTPVGVRVRVPAKINLALKVGGRRPDGYHPLATVYHAVSLYDEVEAVWAEPDEFDVQVTGEGADQVPLDDSNLALRAARLLARTHGPYDSLGASLSIRKAIPVAAGLAGGSSNGAAALLACSVLWDLDVSPEALRELAAELGSDVPFALLGGTALGSGRGEEVVPALARGTYHWVLAFGHHGLSTPAVYGRFDELTPDAAAPEVPDDLMGALRSGDPALLGAALSNDLQDAALDLQPRLRQVLEAGLEYGAVGAVVSGSGPTCAFLAAGEAAAIDLAVALSADGVCREVRRVSGPVVGARVLA